The window ttacttcggttttttcggttattttttgattaaaatcaaaaccaaaccaaatttgatcggtttttaaaattcaaaaccaaaaccaaaccaaacctaaaaattaTCGGTTTATTTGGTCAATTTGGTTTGTTTTTCGGCTTGGTtcggtttttcggatttttatgaacacccctagttgCAACCGAAGAGGTGGGAGAAATAAAAGTGAAAAGAGGTGATTTTTGGTTTCTTAATTAATTAACGGTTGATATACCTAAAGAAGAaacttttgtttttttaaatactccctccgtctcatgtTAACCGTCGTTAttactaaaaatagttgtctcaaattatttgtcattttaaaaattcaagataaaattgattattttttttccttttttaccctTGGTAATAATTATTCTTGAAAATGGAAATAAATATTCAATCAATAGAGATTATATCTTATGACATAAATAAGGGTAGAATAGTCCAATCTCtttcctaattaatattttttaagggGCGTGTAAAAGAGAAATACGACATATAATATGAGATGGAGGGAGTAGTACATAAAtagggaaaaagaaagaaaaaccaaaaaaaaatagataaataagaTCCTTGGCCATAGAGAAGTggcaacttttttttttcttatattaGAAAACAAAGTTTAAAAAAATCTTGGCCTTCCAATGTTGTCACAGCACCACCTCTGTTATTTTTctatttcctttttcctttttttggggTTTTCTGGAGGACAGTGCATGATAGTTAAAGTAGTCCTATAAAAGGATGGGTAGTGTCCGCATTTACCAACAAACAACTGCCCCTAGCTCTTAACTCAACTCCTCTTTCTCTcaattcttcttcctcttccaaaTTCTTGAAATAACCACAATTCCCACCGCTTCTAACTCAGTTTATTTTTGTTATAAACTTAGTGTTTTTGTAGAATATGGGACTAAGTTCAAACAGAGTAGAAGATTTATCTGGCCATGCATGCAATGAAACAATTATCACAATCTCTACTACTAGTACAGAATTACACATATCAAATAATCAACCATTTGAAGTACACAGAGTTTGCTTACCACCACACAAAACTACCCTTCAAAAACTCAGGCAAAGGCTATTGGAAATATTTTTCCCAGATGATCCACTTCACAAATTCAAGAACCAAACATGGTTAATGAAGTTGGTTTTGGGTCTTCAATTTTTCTTCCCAGTTTTTGAGTGGGGTCCTCAGTATAATCTTAAACTACTAAGGGCAGATGTAATTTCTGGACTCACAATTGCTAGCCTTGCTATCCCACAGGGAATTAGCTATGCAAAGCTTGCTAATTTGCCACCTATTGTTGGGCTATGTAAGTAAATGACCGCACTTGTTATTTTCTTCTTTAAAATCTAATTTGCTTTTGATCCCTTAATTTAGAATATGAATTTGTTTTTTAAGTGATAGAATTGTTCGTTTTTATCATTTACTAACAATCCTTTTCTGTTCTATTGGCTTAACTGgtgaaaacagcctcttgcaaaGATTTAGGCTAAGGTTGCGTACAAATACACCTTTGTGTTCCGGCTCTTCCCGGACCCGCGCATAGCGGAAGCTTAGTGCACGGCTGCCCTTTTCCTATTGGAATGAAATGGTGCAGAATAGAGCTGAATTGATATAAAATGCATATAGCCAACTCCAAGTAGTTTCGGGTTGAAGCATAATTATTGATTGATAAGGGGTTTCTCATTGTTAAAACCAGTTGTTAATCAGTCAATATTTggtaatttattttaagtttaaagATCCGTTAAGTTAATGAAAATTTATCAAGGGTCTACTGGTCTATTAATTGAAGGCAGAGGCGCATGCAAGATTATAAAATCCGTGGGTAAGAAATATTGTTGTACCTACATATTCTTTTGCGAATTGTCACAGTGCATTTTCAGACTtcctataaatatataatttatggaaatttctgtatatatatatatgtaattttAGTAAAAAATGATGCACTCGCTGTTTGTAAAGTATACATTCTATGTTGAAGAGTAAATGTGTGCTTAATCGACTACGGTGATTTACTAATTTCTTGTGCTTTGCAATATCTTTTTGTAAATAAAAATCAAACTACATCCAATCTAGATATTTACTAATCTAAGCGTTGAAATATTAATGGATATGATGATGCAGATTCAAGCTTTGTGCCACCATTGATCTATTCAGTATTGGGGAGTTCGAAAGACTTAGCAGTTGGTCCGGTCTCGATAGCTTCACTTGTTATGGGCACAATGCTGAGTGAAGCAGTTTCTTATACTGAAGAACCTGTTCTTTACCTTCAGTTGGCTTTTACAGCTACTCTTTTTGCTGGACTGTTTCAGTCTTCACTCGGTTTTTTCAGGTATATTCTATTAAGACTTTAAGTTCTATGCACCGACAGGTCACTTAAAAAGTAATTACAGCTGATTCTATAGAATAAACGTTATTGTTAATCTAGTAACATTCTATAACAAGTTAAATTGCACTCATATTGGAAATATATTTTTAGGGTGtcagtgtatataacttaaattctttgACGTAATGGTTCTCATTCACTCGAATTCACTCGAAAATTCGTGCAGCGTTTTAATTTGACTTTCTAATATTTAAAGAGAAAGTAAAAGAGGAGGAATAATCCTAGCTTAACATTCCCCATTCCACCATCAACGTTACCGTTAATTTAGTAATGGACTACAGTAGCTAAGTGGAAACAAACTTTTGGAAAGATATCCAAAAGAATCATTTAGAAACATTGGGCACTTCCACTAAAAACAGCAAGAAAACAGAGAAAAATGCATGGAAAGGGACAGAGGATGTTATGCACCATATAAAACTGGACTCTGGCTTTTTATGCACAGTATGAAACTAACAAATACAgctggagaaaaagaaaaaaatttcaaGGTTACATAATGTAATTACAGAAATTTGCTTTTCAAAATCTTCCCTGAGCCGAGGATCTATCAGAAACAAgatctattgttgttgttgttgctgcttttCAAAATATCCGCATTCCTATATTAAACTATTTGTCCTAAGTATAATCTTATGCCTGTAGCCTAGTATTCAAATTTTTGCAACTCTATTTTGTTTTACAAATCCCATTATTTCAACTTTACAACTGAAATTTGCAGAGTATTCAAATGcatatatttccggactatcctTCTTGGCCACACTAGATCAATTTTCATTGCAAAATTATTGACTTCTATTTATCAATTGTGCATGGATATATCAATTCTAGCAAATTTGAAATAGATCAGGATCGCTGGATGGCTGAAATGTAGTAGGTGAATCTGCTAATTCTAAATTAGttgggtcggctatatgaatcttGTATATCATTTCAATTGAATGCGAGTCCATTTCATTCTAACTTTGTGTTTTAGAGTAAACGACGGTTCTCAAAACTTTACTTtcaagaaataaaatttgcttccaAGTGCTCACTGATTCGGTTTATTTTAGAACTCAGTTAGTTCAAATGGAAATGCACTAAAAGTTCATGGTTTGCAGGTTAGGATTTATCATTGATTTTCTGTCGAAGGCGACTTTGGTTGGGTTCATGGCTGGTGCAGCAGTCATTGTTTCATTGCAACAACTGAAAGGGTTGTTAGGGATAGTCCACTTCACAAGCCAGATGCAAATAGTTCCTGTTTTGTCTTCTGTTTTCCAGCACAAAAATGAGGTAAGAAGAAGCTTCTTTGTCGATATTGAACTTCTTTGAGATATAAGATAGTGGAAAAAACACCTATCTTTGTCAACTGATGCAAATCATTATTTAGTAGTTTTACTCCTCTATATCTATTTGCAGTGGTCTTGGCAAACCATTGTTATGGGCGTTTGTTTTCTCGCCTTTCTGCTGACGTGTAGGCAAATTGTAAGTGTTTGTTTTATGGCAGAACATAATATTCTGATTAATATTCATCTCTTTTGTTCATTTTCTAACTAAAGATTTGAATTTTCTTCTGTGATTACAGAGCACCAGGAACCCAAAACTTTTCTGGCTTTCAGCAGCATCTCCGTTGGCCTCGGTTATTCTCTCAACTCTCGTAGTGACCCTCCTTAAGTCCAAGGCTCATGGCATTCAAACTGTAAGTAAAATTCATCAGCTTTACCTCCATCCATAGTTTTtagctatgttgctcggactctctgAAAATGTCGCCGGGTGCATGCTGGATCCTCCAAAATAGTATATTTTTAAAGGATCCAACACGGGTGCGGCAGTATTTTGGAGAGTCCGCCAACATAGGTTTTTAGACAGAATGAAACTGAAAATATCTTTGGTTTGCAGATTGGACACCTGCAAAAGGGTCTAAATCCGCCCTCATTGAACATGTTGTATCTAAGTGGTCCTTATCTGCCTCTTGCCATTAAAACTGGCATTGTTTCCGGAATCTTAGCGTTAACAGTAAGTCACTTGAGACGATTACAAGCAATTGGCCGTAGAAATATAACGAAGCACTTTGTGTTTGACATTTTCATTGACCTGCAGGAAGGGATTGCAGTAGGAAGAACATTTGCTGCTTTAAAGAATTACCAAGTTGATGGCAACAAAGAAATGATGGCGATTGGACTCATGAATATGGCTGGCTCTTGTTCTTCCTGCTATGTTACAACAGGTACCCGCCTCATTGGCCTGTTGTTCGCGATAAGATTAACTCTTTTTTAACCAGCAAATATTTGATTTACAGGGTCATTTTCTCGATCAGCAGTAAATTACAACGCTGGGGCACAAACGGTCGTTTCAAACATAATAATGGCAACAGCTGTGTTAATCACCTTGTTGTTTCTAATGCCACTGTTCTATTACACCCCCATTGTCATCTTGGCTGCAATTATTATAACAGCAGTTATTGGCCTAATTGATTATCAAGCTGCTTTCCGGTTATGGAAAGTTGACAAGCTCGATTTCTTGGCTTGCTTGTGTTCGTTTTTTGGTGTTCTTTTCATCTCAGTGCCTCTCGGCCTAGCCATTGCAGTAAGCATCTCCTCAAATATCACATCTTATAGTACCACTTACTTTGATATCTCCTCCTTGTACCTAACATTTTCTACTTCTGCTCGTGAAATTTCAGGTTGGAGTTTCGGTTTTTAAGATCCTATTGCATGTTACAAGGCCCAATACTAGTGTCCTGGGCAATATTCCTGGAACTCAAGTATATCAAAACTTAAGTAGATATAGAACAGCTGTTAGAATTCCTTCTTTCCTTATCCTTGCTGTTGAGGCTCCTATCTACTTTGCAAATTCTACCTACTTAAAAGAAAGGTTAGTTCAAACATAGGGTACAGATTTTGTATTTTGCTTTTAGCCAACTTCGACTAATTTGTTAAGATTATTACACAGTTTTATTTactcaaaattcacattttgtAACTGTAGGATATTGAGATGGATTCGCGAAGAGGAAGAGTGGATAGTAGCCAACAAA is drawn from Nicotiana tomentosiformis chromosome 12, ASM39032v3, whole genome shotgun sequence and contains these coding sequences:
- the LOC104094350 gene encoding probable sulfate transporter 3.4 codes for the protein MGLSSNRVEDLSGHACNETIITISTTSTELHISNNQPFEVHRVCLPPHKTTLQKLRQRLLEIFFPDDPLHKFKNQTWLMKLVLGLQFFFPVFEWGPQYNLKLLRADVISGLTIASLAIPQGISYAKLANLPPIVGLYSSFVPPLIYSVLGSSKDLAVGPVSIASLVMGTMLSEAVSYTEEPVLYLQLAFTATLFAGLFQSSLGFFRLGFIIDFLSKATLVGFMAGAAVIVSLQQLKGLLGIVHFTSQMQIVPVLSSVFQHKNEWSWQTIVMGVCFLAFLLTCRQISTRNPKLFWLSAASPLASVILSTLVVTLLKSKAHGIQTIGHLQKGLNPPSLNMLYLSGPYLPLAIKTGIVSGILALTEGIAVGRTFAALKNYQVDGNKEMMAIGLMNMAGSCSSCYVTTGSFSRSAVNYNAGAQTVVSNIIMATAVLITLLFLMPLFYYTPIVILAAIIITAVIGLIDYQAAFRLWKVDKLDFLACLCSFFGVLFISVPLGLAIAVGVSVFKILLHVTRPNTSVLGNIPGTQVYQNLSRYRTAVRIPSFLILAVEAPIYFANSTYLKERILRWIREEEEWIVANKETAIKCVIIDMTAVSSIDSSGIDTICELRKTLDKRSLKLVMANPGGNVMEKLHQSNTLDAFGLNGIYLTVSEAVADISSLWKSEPESSI